The Oscillospiraceae bacterium genome has a window encoding:
- the prmC gene encoding peptide chain release factor N(5)-glutamine methyltransferase: protein MTSAALKSSLRAVYSEKLPDYFTFGTMLRALCEKHGYAYPELVGAGNAEISDETAGVMIKDASRLCGGYPLQYYIGSEYFLGREFEVCEGVLIPRPQTEALVKLCADKLPDNGRFSDLCCGSGCIAVSLLCEREDASGVAADISDTAVSLSSKNAMRFSVSDRLTVLKTDIFEDGIKECGEFDAILSNPPYIKSADISVLPRNVKSEPALALDGGEDGLRFYRRIFSVAHSLLREGGRIYLECGYEAEDDVCAIAKEFGFDACAAGKQIIEAKQYCITQNDMI from the coding sequence ATGACATCAGCCGCGCTTAAATCATCTCTCAGAGCGGTATATTCTGAAAAGCTCCCCGATTATTTCACCTTCGGCACAATGCTTCGCGCACTGTGCGAAAAACACGGATATGCTTATCCGGAGCTTGTCGGGGCGGGAAACGCGGAAATATCCGATGAAACGGCCGGAGTAATGATAAAAGACGCTTCGAGGCTTTGCGGCGGATATCCGCTTCAATATTATATAGGAAGCGAATATTTTCTCGGCAGAGAATTCGAGGTATGTGAAGGGGTTTTGATCCCGCGTCCCCAAACCGAGGCTCTCGTGAAACTGTGCGCGGATAAGCTGCCTGATAACGGAAGATTTTCCGATCTGTGCTGCGGCAGCGGATGCATCGCCGTGTCGCTTCTCTGTGAAAGAGAGGATGCTTCAGGTGTTGCCGCCGATATATCGGATACAGCCGTTTCGCTGTCGTCGAAGAACGCAATGCGCTTTTCCGTTTCTGACAGGCTGACGGTTTTAAAAACGGATATTTTTGAAGACGGCATAAAAGAGTGCGGAGAATTCGACGCGATATTATCAAATCCGCCGTATATTAAATCCGCCGACATATCTGTGCTTCCCCGCAACGTAAAATCAGAACCGGCGCTTGCTCTCGACGGAGGTGAGGACGGACTCAGGTTTTACCGAAGGATTTTTTCGGTCGCGCATTCGCTTCTGCGCGAAGGCGGAAGGATATACCTCGAATGCGGATACGAGGCCGAAGACGACGTATGCGCGATCGCGAAGGAATTCGGGTTTGACGCGTGCGCCGCCGGAAAACAGATAATAGAAGCAAAACAGTATTGCATTACGCAAAATGATATGATATAA
- a CDS encoding DUF1385 domain-containing protein has product MKSKQEKTRNPRIASVGGQAVIEGVMMRGKKQHCTAVRTPSGGIVTDTHKNDSIKDRVKILKLPILRGVVNFIEMMTLSFSTINFSADAATGGIESETKFEKWLDKTFGKSLMTVVSAIGMVLGLVLSVFLFIYLPAILSGALFKSSDMRVPAKIFEGLIKIVIFIGYISLVTLMKDMRRTFEYHGAEHKSIFCYEKGLPLTVENIKKQKRFHPRCGTSFLIVMMLLGIVLSIIISSLMGDAAKNSILYTLYKVLSIPLLVGIGYEIIIYSGKHDNAFVRALTAPGLWMQRLTTREPDASQIEVAIVALKSALPDEFGPQDIFEGIKLPDAQKDIQSGSEAPAAQDQGEK; this is encoded by the coding sequence GTGAAATCAAAGCAGGAAAAAACGCGGAATCCGAGAATTGCCTCTGTCGGAGGTCAGGCCGTCATCGAAGGCGTGATGATGCGGGGCAAAAAACAACACTGCACGGCGGTAAGAACGCCCTCCGGCGGAATTGTGACCGACACGCACAAAAACGACAGTATAAAGGATCGTGTAAAAATTTTAAAGCTGCCAATACTCCGCGGAGTCGTAAACTTTATAGAGATGATGACGCTGTCGTTTTCGACGATAAATTTTTCGGCAGACGCCGCAACCGGTGGAATCGAGTCTGAAACGAAATTTGAAAAATGGCTTGACAAGACGTTCGGGAAATCGCTTATGACAGTCGTGTCCGCAATCGGAATGGTGCTCGGGCTCGTCCTTTCCGTCTTTTTATTCATATATCTGCCGGCTATTTTATCCGGCGCCTTGTTCAAATCCTCCGATATGCGCGTCCCGGCAAAGATCTTCGAGGGATTAATCAAGATAGTTATTTTCATCGGATACATATCGCTCGTTACGCTTATGAAGGATATGCGCCGGACCTTTGAATACCACGGAGCGGAGCATAAAAGCATTTTCTGCTATGAAAAGGGATTGCCGCTTACGGTTGAAAATATCAAAAAGCAAAAGAGATTCCATCCCCGCTGCGGCACGAGCTTTCTTATTGTAATGATGCTTCTCGGCATCGTGCTTTCGATAATCATTTCGTCGCTTATGGGCGACGCGGCAAAAAACAGCATACTCTATACGCTTTATAAGGTTCTTTCGATTCCGCTTCTTGTCGGCATAGGATACGAGATAATCATATACTCCGGAAAACACGACAATGCATTCGTGCGTGCGTTAACCGCTCCTGGTCTGTGGATGCAGAGGCTTACCACGCGCGAGCCGGACGCCAGCCAGATTGAGGTCGCCATTGTCGCGCTTAAATCCGCTTTGCCCGACGAATTCGGGCCGCAGGATATTTTTGAGGGAATAAAGCTTCCCGACGCTCAGAAGGACATTCAATCAGGATCAGAAGCGCCGGCGGCGCAAGATCAAGGCGAAAAATGA
- the hemW gene encoding radical SAM family heme chaperone HemW produces the protein MNKKLGIYIHVPFCKRKCAYCDFYSVTDSALMPEYIDKLLNDIAESGDITYGYEADTVYFGGGTPSLIDPGDIYRIISAIDKSVHISPGAEITSEANPVVASGDGDRIKKYFDSLSAAGVNRVSLGMQSASDSELETLGRLHRNTDTLRAVQAVRSSGIKELSLDLMYALPYQTLERWMNSVNAALGMHPEHLSMYALTLSDSVPMASAKYDYPSDDIQREMYLSAVKAAGDAGLTQYEISNFAQPGHENRHNLKYWRRDDYLGFGPGAHSFMNGSRFHAEPDIRGYINGGGQRIYDAVSMKPSEAAEEYIMLSLRTTEGLKFEKLAEIICDRAEFEEKRIRILLSAKKFASLGLCAVCSAEDGISFTPEGFFVSNSMIAELI, from the coding sequence ATGAATAAAAAGCTCGGGATATATATTCATGTCCCGTTCTGCAAAAGGAAATGCGCGTACTGTGATTTTTATTCTGTGACGGACTCCGCGCTTATGCCGGAATATATCGATAAGCTTTTAAATGATATCGCTGAATCAGGCGATATTACGTACGGTTACGAGGCGGACACCGTTTATTTCGGCGGAGGCACGCCATCGCTCATCGATCCCGGCGACATATACAGGATTATTTCGGCCATTGATAAATCGGTTCATATTTCACCGGGCGCGGAAATAACGTCGGAGGCAAATCCGGTGGTCGCCTCCGGGGACGGCGACCGGATCAAAAAATATTTCGATTCTCTGTCGGCGGCGGGCGTAAACCGGGTCAGTCTCGGAATGCAAAGCGCGTCTGACAGCGAGCTTGAGACGCTTGGACGCCTTCATCGGAACACGGACACGCTGCGCGCCGTCCAGGCTGTCAGAAGCTCTGGCATTAAGGAGCTTTCGCTCGATCTGATGTACGCTCTGCCGTATCAAACGCTTGAAAGGTGGATGAATTCGGTCAATGCCGCTCTCGGTATGCACCCGGAGCATCTTTCGATGTACGCGCTGACGCTTTCCGATTCCGTTCCTATGGCATCGGCGAAATACGATTATCCGAGCGATGATATTCAAAGAGAGATGTATCTTTCCGCGGTGAAGGCGGCCGGAGACGCCGGATTGACGCAGTATGAAATATCAAATTTCGCGCAGCCAGGTCACGAAAACCGTCATAATCTTAAATACTGGCGCCGCGATGATTATCTCGGCTTCGGACCTGGGGCGCACTCGTTTATGAACGGCTCGCGGTTCCACGCCGAACCGGATATACGCGGATATATCAACGGCGGGGGACAACGCATATATGACGCAGTGAGCATGAAGCCTTCCGAAGCGGCGGAGGAATATATAATGCTTTCGCTTAGGACAACCGAAGGCTTGAAATTTGAAAAGCTAGCCGAAATCATATGCGACAGAGCGGAATTTGAAGAAAAAAGGATAAGGATTCTCTTGTCCGCCAAAAAGTTTGCTTCCCTGGGGCTTTGCGCCGTATGCTCAGCGGAGGATGGAATCAGCTTCACTCCAGAGGGCTTCTTCGTTTCAAACTCAATGATTGCCGAACTAATATAA
- the lepA gene encoding translation elongation factor 4, with amino-acid sequence MNRKDKIRNFCIIAHIDHGKSTLADRLLELTDTVSSRDMEEQLLDNMDIERERGITIKSRAVKMSYKADDGEIYEMNLIDTPGHVDFNYEVSRSLAACEGALLVVDATQGIQAQTLANAYLAIDHNLELVPVINKIDLPAADIENAKKEIEEIIGIPADEAPCVSAKTGQNIKDVLESIVKYIPAPTGDADAAPKALIFDSYYDAYKGVVVYYRLFEGTLKRGQLVKMMAGGAEFEIIELGYLRAFGSEPTEKLEAGEVGYLTGSIKNLSMARVGDTITSAENPADEPMPGFKKALPVVFCGIYPADGAKYADLRDALEKLRLNDASLSFEPETSVALGFGFRCGFLGLLHMEIIEERLEREFDLDLITTAPSVIYKVELTNGETVSIDNPTNYPSADTIKTAFEPVVKASIMTPVEFVGNIMELCQERRGIFVDMKYQPGNRTELHYLMPLNEIIYDFFDALKSKSKGYASLDYETPVYEKSELVKLDILLNGDIVDALSFIVHSEKAYARARRIVEKLKDNIPRQLFEIPVQAAIGGRIIARETVKAMRKDVLAKCYGGDITRKKKLLEKQKEGKKKMRSLGTVEVPQEAFMAVLKLDE; translated from the coding sequence ATGAATCGAAAAGACAAAATCAGAAATTTCTGTATAATTGCGCATATCGACCACGGCAAATCCACGCTTGCCGACCGGCTTCTCGAGCTTACCGACACCGTAAGCTCACGTGACATGGAAGAACAGCTTTTGGACAATATGGATATCGAGCGTGAGAGAGGCATTACGATTAAATCCCGCGCGGTTAAAATGTCATATAAAGCTGACGACGGCGAGATATATGAGATGAACCTCATCGACACTCCCGGGCATGTGGACTTCAACTACGAAGTCTCGCGTTCATTGGCCGCCTGCGAAGGCGCACTGCTCGTTGTCGACGCGACTCAGGGCATACAGGCACAGACCCTTGCCAACGCGTATCTCGCGATAGACCACAATCTCGAGCTTGTGCCGGTAATCAACAAAATCGATCTGCCCGCCGCCGATATTGAAAACGCGAAAAAGGAAATAGAGGAGATAATCGGAATACCCGCCGATGAAGCTCCGTGCGTATCCGCAAAGACCGGTCAGAATATAAAGGACGTGTTGGAATCGATCGTTAAATACATCCCAGCTCCGACGGGAGATGCGGACGCGGCGCCAAAGGCGTTGATTTTCGATTCGTATTACGACGCGTATAAGGGCGTGGTCGTTTATTACAGGTTATTTGAAGGCACTCTCAAACGCGGACAGCTGGTAAAAATGATGGCCGGAGGAGCGGAATTCGAAATAATCGAGCTCGGATATCTAAGGGCGTTCGGCTCTGAGCCGACTGAAAAGCTTGAAGCCGGAGAGGTCGGATATCTGACCGGTTCTATAAAAAATCTGTCCATGGCGCGTGTAGGCGACACAATAACGAGCGCGGAAAATCCCGCGGACGAGCCGATGCCGGGATTTAAAAAAGCGCTGCCGGTGGTTTTCTGCGGCATATATCCGGCAGACGGCGCAAAATATGCTGATCTGCGCGACGCGCTCGAAAAATTAAGGCTCAATGACGCCTCTCTTTCGTTCGAGCCGGAGACATCGGTCGCTCTCGGCTTCGGATTCAGATGCGGCTTTTTGGGATTGCTGCATATGGAAATAATAGAGGAGCGTCTTGAGAGAGAATTCGATCTTGATCTCATCACGACCGCTCCGAGCGTCATATATAAAGTAGAGCTTACAAACGGCGAAACCGTTTCTATAGACAATCCGACGAATTATCCGTCCGCGGACACGATAAAGACGGCTTTTGAACCCGTCGTGAAGGCGTCGATAATGACGCCGGTTGAATTCGTAGGAAATATAATGGAGCTGTGCCAGGAAAGAAGAGGCATATTCGTCGACATGAAGTACCAGCCGGGCAACCGCACAGAGCTTCATTACCTGATGCCGCTCAACGAAATAATATATGACTTTTTTGACGCTCTTAAATCAAAGAGCAAAGGATACGCTTCGCTTGATTACGAAACGCCGGTATATGAAAAGTCCGAGCTTGTAAAGCTCGATATACTTTTAAACGGTGATATCGTGGACGCGCTTTCGTTCATTGTGCATTCCGAAAAGGCATATGCCCGCGCACGCAGGATCGTGGAAAAGCTCAAGGACAACATACCCCGCCAGCTCTTTGAAATTCCGGTACAGGCGGCAATAGGCGGACGAATAATCGCAAGGGAAACCGTCAAAGCGATGAGAAAAGACGTGCTTGCCAAATGCTACGGCGGAGATATAACAAGAAAAAAGAAACTGCTTGAAAAGCAGAAGGAAGGCAAGAAAAAGATGCGCTCGCTGGGAACGGTCGAGGTTCCTCAGGAGGCGTTTATGGCGGTATTGAAGCTTGATGAATAA
- the smpB gene encoding SsrA-binding protein SmpB has translation MPEKTGIKIISNNKKAYHDYFVEEKYETGIELCGTEVKSVRAGNVNLKDSYCEVTGGQIFALNIHINPYDAGSFSNEDPRRKRRLLMHKREILKLMSLSQKDGYTLVPLAVYLKGSLVKMEIGLCKGKKLYDKREASAEIDRERETQRFEKNGGRGE, from the coding sequence ATGCCGGAGAAGACAGGCATTAAGATAATATCAAACAATAAAAAAGCGTATCACGATTACTTCGTAGAGGAAAAATACGAGACCGGCATAGAGCTTTGCGGCACCGAAGTGAAATCAGTCAGAGCCGGTAATGTCAATCTCAAGGATTCCTACTGCGAAGTAACCGGCGGACAGATATTCGCGTTGAATATACACATAAATCCATATGACGCCGGGAGCTTTTCAAATGAAGATCCGAGAAGAAAACGCCGGCTTTTGATGCATAAGCGCGAAATTCTCAAGCTCATGAGCCTCTCCCAAAAGGACGGATATACGCTCGTGCCGCTGGCTGTTTATCTGAAGGGATCGCTTGTCAAAATGGAAATCGGTCTCTGCAAGGGTAAAAAGCTGTATGACAAGCGTGAAGCCTCAGCCGAAATAGACCGCGAACGCGAAACACAGCGCTTTGAAAAGAATGGCGGACGCGGAGAATAA
- the rmuC gene encoding DNA recombination protein RmuC, which yields MDTAAIILSAAALAVSITAFTIIYIRLLKIKSDSAGSEDIRRLMIRFEESDRRSGDELSRLKQETSGAYQTAMNGFAATLSESQRAVFSAQEKRIEDMRVSLTQSQIALRAAVTESIASLDERSAQLRRSLEQNSEELRRSLETTSEKQRAENAKSLSEIRSTVDEKLQTVLEERLSRSFKDVSERLEQVYRGLGEMQTLANGVGDLKKVLSNVKTRGILGEIQLGAILEQILSPEQYVLNAEIVKNRRVEFAVKLPGAENGAPVLLPIDSKFPTDAYQRLLDAYETGSPEAVESARAVLERRIKDFAKEIRDKYICPPATTDFAIMFLPTEGLYAEVVRMGMIETLQNEFRVNIAGPTTTAALLNSLQMGFKTLAIQKRSSEVWETLGAVKTEFGKFEQVLQSVSTRIEAAHDDLDKLITTRTRAINRRLRDVSALESEESAKLIDE from the coding sequence ATGGACACAGCAGCAATAATTCTTTCGGCGGCCGCTCTTGCCGTTTCGATCACCGCGTTTACGATTATTTACATCCGCCTTTTGAAAATCAAATCGGATTCCGCCGGAAGCGAGGATATCAGAAGACTGATGATCCGTTTCGAGGAGAGCGACCGTCGATCCGGCGATGAGCTGTCCCGGCTTAAGCAGGAAACCTCCGGAGCATATCAGACCGCGATGAACGGCTTTGCCGCAACCCTTTCAGAATCCCAACGCGCCGTGTTCTCCGCGCAGGAAAAGCGCATTGAGGATATGCGTGTTTCGCTCACCCAAAGCCAAATCGCATTAAGAGCAGCCGTTACGGAATCAATCGCCTCGCTTGACGAGCGCAGCGCGCAGCTCAGACGCTCGCTTGAGCAGAACAGCGAGGAGCTCAGACGCTCGCTTGAAACAACGTCAGAAAAGCAAAGAGCCGAAAACGCAAAGAGCCTTTCGGAGATACGCTCCACTGTAGACGAAAAACTGCAGACGGTGCTTGAAGAAAGACTAAGCCGCTCTTTCAAGGATGTCAGCGAACGGCTTGAGCAGGTTTACCGCGGACTTGGAGAAATGCAGACGCTTGCAAACGGTGTCGGAGACCTTAAAAAGGTGCTGTCAAACGTAAAAACGCGCGGCATATTGGGAGAAATACAGCTTGGCGCGATCCTCGAGCAGATATTGTCGCCTGAACAATATGTTTTAAACGCAGAGATCGTAAAAAACCGCCGGGTTGAATTCGCGGTGAAGCTCCCCGGAGCGGAAAACGGCGCACCCGTGCTGCTTCCTATCGATTCAAAATTCCCCACGGACGCTTATCAAAGACTGCTCGACGCGTATGAAACGGGATCTCCCGAAGCCGTTGAAAGCGCACGCGCGGTTCTGGAACGAAGGATAAAGGATTTCGCCAAAGAAATAAGAGATAAATACATATGCCCGCCCGCGACGACTGATTTCGCCATAATGTTCCTCCCGACCGAGGGACTTTACGCTGAGGTCGTCAGGATGGGAATGATTGAAACACTCCAGAATGAGTTCCGCGTGAATATTGCCGGGCCGACGACCACCGCCGCGCTGCTGAACAGCCTGCAGATGGGCTTCAAGACGCTCGCCATTCAAAAGCGCAGCTCGGAGGTATGGGAGACGCTGGGAGCGGTCAAGACGGAATTCGGAAAATTCGAACAGGTGCTTCAATCCGTCAGCACGAGGATCGAGGCCGCGCATGACGATCTGGACAAGCTCATTACCACCCGTACCCGCGCAATAAACCGCAGGCTACGCGATGTCTCCGCGTTGGAATCCGAGGAGTCGGCAAAGCTGATTGACGAATAA
- the mltG gene encoding endolytic transglycosylase MltG, with protein MADNSEHMNKNVRRRAVRDIAADSKKADGELRTPDKAAKVKAQDKFEENILISDVINRKKSEVIPEAASNAVRKTETAAVYERDTAYSGKNAAAKEISDPELNKAEHKSDSENKSKSKNSPRRHISPENRSKSEKASVKKPGISALKASKTLKTAFAAAAAMLYVFWSFIKKQCAAGWRSIKKALLKFMSKNKKSPRGKAEAFEKRSRHPQENRSSAEKQTEKAHGTSGLNTGVAGADDLGKTRISTTVNTVSSFSERDSRTVIGTKAALVKKPDIEKPAVYDPSAAETKKKKFNETDENVEVRDKGGVIAVLIKAFVYLAVIIAISVGLAIVGIRTANDVFAFVKDDITSEVTIPELATVSEVGDILESDGLIKYADAFKLYIGYKYRNKNLTFVAGTYTLNAKMNYDELVYEIKLKKPKRTIKTIVFAEGMTVDEIIDMLVSNGIGTREKYIDAIQNYDYKYTFMDNIDFASLSSDRKYRLEGYLYPDTYQFYSDSGEVAVIDKFLSNFEGKFTQAKYDRIKELGMTLDQVITLASIIQKEAKFYSEFANVSSVFHNRLNSSAFPKLESDATIQYLLPEHKEVLTHDDTLINHPYNTYQINGLPPGAICNPGLEAINAALDPANTNYYYFLAATDGTTVFAKTLAEQNENIRKKKEGSL; from the coding sequence ATGGCCGATAATTCTGAACATATGAATAAAAATGTCCGCCGCCGTGCCGTAAGAGACATTGCAGCCGACTCAAAAAAAGCGGATGGCGAGCTCCGGACTCCCGATAAAGCGGCGAAGGTCAAAGCTCAGGATAAATTTGAAGAGAACATACTCATATCCGATGTCATAAATCGGAAAAAATCCGAGGTTATACCTGAGGCGGCTTCAAATGCGGTACGTAAAACCGAAACCGCGGCAGTATATGAACGCGACACAGCATATTCAGGTAAAAATGCCGCGGCGAAGGAAATTTCCGACCCGGAGCTTAATAAGGCTGAACATAAATCAGACTCAGAAAACAAGTCGAAAAGCAAGAATAGTCCGCGCAGACACATCAGCCCGGAAAACAGGAGCAAATCCGAAAAAGCCTCGGTGAAAAAGCCCGGCATATCAGCATTAAAAGCGAGCAAAACGCTTAAAACCGCGTTTGCCGCGGCAGCGGCCATGCTTTATGTCTTCTGGAGCTTTATTAAAAAGCAATGTGCCGCCGGATGGCGGTCTATAAAAAAAGCCTTATTGAAATTCATGTCAAAAAACAAAAAGAGTCCGAGGGGGAAAGCCGAAGCCTTCGAAAAACGCTCTCGGCATCCGCAGGAAAACCGCTCCTCCGCGGAGAAGCAGACAGAAAAAGCTCATGGCACTTCCGGCTTAAATACCGGTGTCGCCGGTGCGGATGACTTGGGAAAAACAAGAATATCGACGACAGTAAATACGGTGTCTTCATTTTCAGAAAGAGACTCGCGGACAGTCATCGGAACAAAAGCAGCCCTGGTCAAAAAACCGGACATCGAAAAGCCCGCGGTATATGATCCGTCCGCAGCAGAGACAAAAAAGAAAAAATTCAACGAAACGGATGAAAATGTCGAGGTGCGCGACAAGGGCGGCGTAATCGCGGTACTTATAAAGGCCTTTGTATATCTTGCGGTCATTATTGCCATTTCGGTGGGACTTGCCATCGTCGGAATACGCACGGCAAACGATGTATTTGCCTTTGTAAAGGATGATATAACCTCGGAGGTCACTATCCCGGAACTGGCGACAGTGTCGGAGGTGGGCGATATACTCGAATCTGACGGTTTAATTAAATATGCCGACGCATTCAAGCTTTATATCGGATATAAATACCGCAACAAAAATCTTACCTTCGTGGCGGGAACATATACGCTGAACGCTAAGATGAATTATGACGAGCTTGTTTATGAAATAAAACTCAAAAAGCCAAAACGCACGATTAAAACAATCGTCTTTGCCGAGGGCATGACCGTTGATGAGATTATAGATATGCTTGTCTCCAACGGAATCGGCACCAGAGAAAAATATATCGATGCCATCCAGAATTATGATTACAAATATACCTTTATGGACAATATCGATTTCGCGTCGCTTTCTTCTGACAGAAAATATCGCCTTGAAGGATATCTGTATCCGGATACGTATCAATTCTATTCCGATTCGGGAGAGGTTGCCGTAATAGACAAGTTCCTCTCCAATTTCGAAGGCAAATTTACGCAGGCAAAATATGACCGGATCAAGGAGCTGGGCATGACGCTCGATCAGGTTATAACTCTTGCGTCGATAATACAAAAAGAAGCCAAGTTTTACAGTGAATTCGCCAATGTTTCAAGCGTCTTTCACAACCGCCTCAATTCGTCGGCATTTCCAAAGCTTGAATCAGACGCCACGATCCAGTATTTGCTGCCGGAGCATAAGGAAGTGCTTACGCATGATGATACGCTGATCAATCATCCGTACAACACATATCAGATTAACGGGCTTCCCCCCGGAGCTATATGCAATCCGGGACTTGAGGCGATAAACGCCGCGCTTGACCCGGCAAATACGAATTATTATTACTTCCTCGCCGCGACCGACGGCACGACCGTATTCGCGAAGACGCTTGCCGAGCAAAACGAAAACATCAGGAAGAAAAAAGAAGGATCGCTTTGA
- a CDS encoding type II CAAX endopeptidase family protein, with amino-acid sequence MKVKPALTTPLYICVIFILTSFSPSLISFANSISANPFLSVAIIQFLVFLLPTAFYCQVRKIRFFGASGFKIKDINAVPLTIEGFLMYFAGIAILKYVGYFFLDGAYVNTPNAVDASVYGSNKLLVVICLIALPAILEELVFRRVILGEYRMYGGGVAVIVSSLAFAMLHFSFENFLFYFYAGLVLGMLTVVCDSCLPAIILHVANNAINITFEESFLVYIRQLGGMVVFLFALIAIFLIFLILMLSRAEHMYFRKSEHTRAGKRHALESRMIAAEPAGGDGGESGIELTFGKLPARLREVFLSPTLFVMIAYFLLKAAEFL; translated from the coding sequence ATGAAGGTAAAGCCCGCGCTTACCACGCCGCTGTATATCTGTGTCATATTCATACTGACGAGCTTTTCGCCTTCGCTTATCAGCTTTGCAAACAGCATAAGCGCAAATCCGTTCCTGTCTGTGGCGATCATTCAATTCCTCGTATTTCTCCTTCCCACGGCGTTCTATTGTCAGGTCAGGAAGATTCGCTTTTTCGGAGCGTCGGGATTTAAAATAAAAGATATAAACGCGGTCCCGCTTACCATCGAGGGCTTTCTGATGTATTTCGCAGGCATAGCGATTCTTAAATATGTCGGATATTTCTTTCTCGACGGCGCGTATGTAAACACTCCGAACGCGGTTGACGCTTCGGTATACGGCTCTAATAAGTTGCTTGTCGTGATTTGTCTGATTGCGCTGCCCGCCATTTTGGAGGAGCTTGTATTCAGACGCGTGATCCTCGGCGAATACAGGATGTACGGAGGCGGCGTCGCGGTGATCGTCAGCTCGCTTGCGTTCGCGATGCTCCATTTTTCCTTTGAAAACTTTTTATTTTATTTCTATGCCGGGCTTGTATTGGGAATGCTCACTGTCGTATGCGATTCGTGCCTGCCAGCCATAATACTGCACGTAGCAAACAACGCGATAAATATCACGTTTGAAGAGAGCTTTCTTGTATACATACGACAGCTTGGCGGAATGGTCGTATTCCTGTTTGCCCTGATTGCGATATTTTTAATTTTTTTAATTCTCATGCTCTCAAGAGCAGAACATATGTATTTCCGTAAATCGGAGCATACGCGCGCGGGAAAGCGGCACGCGCTCGAATCCAGGATGATAGCCGCGGAGCCCGCAGGCGGCGACGGCGGCGAAAGCGGGATCGAATTGACTTTCGGAAAGCTTCCGGCGCGTTTGCGCGAGGTATTTCTGTCTCCAACGCTGTTTGTTATGATCGCTTATTTTCTGCTGAAAGCAGCGGAATTTCTATAA
- a CDS encoding 5-formyltetrahydrofolate cyclo-ligase, giving the protein MNTKAQKALIRREYLKRRASLESGYINSASADISARISELDEYLDTNIILLYYPINNEVDIRHLFRKAISDGKTVGFPKCIKGGKMDFYAVKSENELEPGLFGIPEPTEICPVITNPSGALCVTPAVVAGCDGRRLGYGGGYYDRFFAKFNVTVLCAIFEKQLVPAGNIPEGIYDVRFDILVTERSTIRP; this is encoded by the coding sequence ATGAACACAAAGGCACAAAAAGCACTTATAAGGCGCGAATATCTTAAGCGCCGCGCTTCTCTGGAAAGCGGATATATAAATTCCGCTTCCGCCGATATTTCCGCCAGGATTTCCGAACTGGACGAATATCTGGACACAAACATTATACTTTTGTATTATCCGATCAATAACGAAGTCGATATACGGCATTTATTCAGAAAAGCCATTTCTGACGGTAAGACAGTCGGATTCCCAAAGTGCATTAAAGGCGGAAAAATGGATTTTTATGCCGTCAAATCAGAAAACGAGCTCGAACCGGGACTTTTCGGAATTCCCGAACCGACAGAAATATGTCCGGTGATAACAAATCCGTCGGGCGCTCTTTGCGTAACACCGGCGGTCGTCGCGGGATGCGACGGACGAAGGCTGGGATACGGCGGGGGATATTACGATAGATTTTTCGCAAAATTCAACGTCACCGTGCTGTGCGCGATCTTTGAAAAGCAGCTCGTTCCTGCCGGAAATATACCTGAGGGAATTTACGACGTCAGATTCGATATCCTTGTCACCGAAAGGAGCACGATCCGTCCATGA